The following proteins are co-located in the Nocardia bhagyanarayanae genome:
- a CDS encoding zinc-dependent alcohol dehydrogenase family protein translates to MRGVVMYGPGDVRVVDREAPKIIEPTDAIIRITTTCICGSDLWPYRGVEPVDHTFMGHEYVGVVEEIGDAVQTLKVDDFVVGSFCISDNACEICRAGYQSRCVRGSFVAAAIGTQAERARIPYADGTLVPTPGRPAPELVPSLLAASDVLGTGWFAAVAAEVGPGKTVAVVGDGAVGLMGVLAAKQLGAERIIAMSRHADRQALAREFGATDIVETRGDEGVAAIQELTNGLGAHSVIEAVGTQESLMQAIRSTRPGGHIGYVGVAHEGVALPADELFFAEVHLHGGPAPVRRFLPELIDLIWDRKIDPGKVFDLTLPLAEAAEGYQAMDQRRAIKTLLTL, encoded by the coding sequence ATGCGCGGAGTAGTGATGTACGGCCCCGGCGACGTCCGCGTCGTCGACCGGGAAGCTCCGAAGATCATCGAACCGACCGACGCGATCATCCGGATCACCACCACCTGTATCTGCGGATCGGACCTGTGGCCCTATCGCGGTGTCGAGCCCGTCGACCACACCTTCATGGGGCACGAGTACGTCGGCGTCGTGGAGGAGATCGGCGACGCGGTGCAGACCTTGAAGGTCGATGACTTCGTCGTCGGATCGTTCTGCATCTCCGACAACGCCTGCGAGATCTGCCGCGCCGGCTACCAATCGCGTTGTGTGCGCGGCTCCTTCGTGGCCGCGGCGATCGGCACCCAGGCCGAGAGGGCTCGCATCCCGTATGCCGACGGAACCCTCGTTCCCACGCCGGGTCGGCCCGCCCCCGAGCTTGTTCCTTCGCTGCTCGCGGCGTCCGATGTGCTGGGCACCGGCTGGTTCGCCGCGGTCGCCGCCGAGGTCGGCCCCGGCAAGACCGTCGCCGTCGTCGGTGACGGCGCCGTCGGACTGATGGGTGTGCTCGCCGCGAAGCAACTCGGCGCCGAGCGGATCATCGCCATGTCCCGCCACGCCGACCGCCAGGCTCTGGCACGGGAGTTCGGCGCCACCGACATCGTCGAAACCCGCGGCGACGAAGGCGTGGCCGCGATCCAGGAGCTCACCAACGGTCTCGGCGCGCACAGCGTGATCGAAGCCGTCGGCACTCAGGAATCGCTGATGCAGGCCATCAGATCCACCCGCCCCGGCGGGCACATCGGCTACGTCGGCGTGGCTCACGAAGGTGTCGCCCTGCCCGCCGACGAACTGTTCTTCGCCGAAGTTCATCTGCACGGTGGTCCCGCGCCGGTCCGCAGGTTCCTGCCCGAACTGATCGACCTCATCTGGGACCGAAAGATCGACCCGGGCAAGGTCTTCGACCTCACCCTTCCCCTGGCCGAGGCCGCCGAAGGCTACCAGGCCATGGACCAACGCCGCGCGATCAAAACCCTGCTCACCCTCTGA
- a CDS encoding carboxylesterase/lipase family protein, translating to MTVDPLVRTAAGVVRGRWEGDVAVFRGIPYAEPPFGPRRFAAPVEAQRWDGIRDAVAFGPPVPQATNRSSVMSSVCDRTDDGSDDCLTLNVWSPDPGFAHLPVMVWIQGGTYLENNCANPHYDGAKLAASGVVMVSMNYRVGVEGFAHIAGAPGNRGILDQIAALRWVRDNIAAFGGDPDNVTVFGQSAGGACIAALLVMPSAAGLFRRAISQSMPGTYFSERLAAAISTTIAGELGAKATVDELARTPPRALTDATEAVIAKMPELVESWGPMALTPTPFSPVVDGVLLPEAPWRALARGAARDVDLLVGHTRDEYRLYTSRPGGAPTDARTTAAFDHLAPTDYRTAYPDATPSERYELLNADWLFRMPSLHLADAAHAGGGPVWLYELRWSFNREQGASHCLDFLLVFGTLGADEVRAHRSAHPNAANEITHVSADMRIDWVNFAATGTPGWTPYDPRTRTTRVYDATPTTRPYPEERSRRIWSAHEFDTLDLLRTE from the coding sequence GTGACTGTCGACCCTCTGGTCCGCACGGCGGCCGGAGTCGTACGTGGCAGGTGGGAGGGTGACGTCGCGGTCTTCCGCGGTATCCCCTACGCCGAACCACCATTCGGCCCGCGGCGGTTCGCCGCACCCGTCGAAGCACAACGCTGGGACGGCATTCGTGACGCGGTGGCGTTCGGTCCGCCAGTTCCCCAAGCGACGAACAGAAGTTCGGTGATGTCGTCGGTGTGCGACCGCACCGATGACGGTTCCGACGACTGCTTGACTCTCAATGTCTGGTCCCCGGATCCCGGTTTCGCGCATCTACCGGTGATGGTGTGGATTCAGGGCGGCACGTACCTGGAGAACAACTGCGCCAACCCGCACTACGACGGTGCGAAGCTCGCCGCGTCCGGTGTGGTGATGGTGAGCATGAACTACCGCGTCGGTGTGGAAGGTTTCGCCCACATCGCCGGGGCCCCGGGCAACCGGGGCATTCTCGACCAGATCGCCGCGCTGCGGTGGGTCCGGGACAATATCGCCGCGTTCGGCGGCGATCCGGACAACGTCACCGTCTTCGGCCAGTCCGCCGGTGGAGCGTGTATCGCCGCGCTGCTCGTCATGCCGTCGGCGGCCGGACTGTTTCGCCGTGCGATCAGTCAGAGCATGCCGGGCACCTACTTCTCCGAACGGCTCGCCGCCGCGATCTCCACGACGATCGCCGGGGAGCTGGGCGCCAAGGCCACCGTCGACGAGCTGGCCCGAACCCCGCCGCGCGCACTGACCGACGCGACGGAGGCGGTGATCGCGAAGATGCCGGAGTTAGTCGAATCTTGGGGACCCATGGCGCTGACACCGACGCCGTTCTCCCCCGTCGTCGACGGCGTCCTGCTCCCGGAAGCGCCGTGGCGCGCACTAGCCCGCGGCGCGGCGCGCGATGTCGACCTGCTCGTGGGACACACCCGTGACGAATACCGGCTCTACACTTCCCGTCCCGGCGGCGCGCCCACCGATGCGCGAACGACCGCGGCATTCGACCACCTCGCGCCCACCGACTACCGCACCGCCTACCCGGATGCCACCCCGAGCGAACGGTACGAACTCCTCAACGCCGATTGGCTGTTTCGGATGCCCAGCCTGCACCTCGCCGACGCCGCCCACGCCGGCGGCGGACCCGTGTGGCTCTACGAGCTCCGCTGGAGCTTCAACCGGGAACAGGGCGCCTCGCATTGCCTGGATTTCCTGCTCGTCTTCGGCACCCTCGGCGCGGACGAGGTACGCGCCCACCGCTCCGCCCACCCGAACGCCGCGAACGAGATCACCCACGTCTCCGCGGACATGCGCATCGACTGGGTGAACTTCGCGGCCACGGGCACGCCCGGTTGGACGCCCTACGATCCGCGGACGCGAACCACCCGCGTCTACGACGCCACACCGACGACTCGGCCGTACCCCGAGGAACGCTCCCGCCGCATCTGGTCCGCCCACGAGTTCGACACCCTGGACCTGCTTCGCACCGAGTAA
- a CDS encoding YybH family protein, with protein MFSKPGVRKPVMTPSNDLQSHADRIQADEAELRRQIDKAVEGLRAKDLEALKRLYTSDVVSFDVEPPLQHVGIAAKLENWVRVFSIFETVTYEVRDLTFTVGGDVAFGHAFARLSGTLKNGAATSGMWVRVTYGMRRIDGTWLIAHDQVSVPLDIASGKGVVDLEP; from the coding sequence ATGTTCAGCAAACCAGGAGTGAGGAAGCCGGTCATGACGCCATCCAACGACCTCCAGTCACACGCGGACCGCATCCAGGCCGATGAAGCCGAGCTCCGCCGGCAGATCGACAAGGCGGTCGAAGGACTGCGAGCCAAGGATCTCGAGGCCTTGAAGCGGCTCTACACAAGCGACGTCGTGTCCTTCGATGTCGAGCCGCCACTCCAGCATGTCGGGATAGCGGCGAAACTCGAGAACTGGGTGAGGGTGTTCTCGATCTTCGAGACTGTGACCTATGAGGTTCGCGACCTGACGTTCACCGTGGGTGGTGATGTGGCATTCGGCCACGCCTTCGCTCGTCTCAGCGGCACGCTGAAGAACGGGGCGGCGACGAGCGGTATGTGGGTCCGGGTCACCTACGGCATGCGCAGGATCGACGGCACCTGGTTGATCGCGCACGACCAGGTCTCGGTGCCGCTCGATATCGCGAGCGGCAAAGGCGTGGTCGATCTCGAACCCTGA
- the sigJ gene encoding RNA polymerase sigma factor SigJ — translation MTDPHLPAVISERRQLINVAYRLLGSLAEAEDVVQETYARWYALSERQRQEVAAPGAWLTTVASRICLDLLGSARARREQYVGEWIPEPIPGRSEWLDGLAPDDPADRVTLDESISMAFLVVLDSMTPAERVAFVLHDVFRYSFAEVAEVVGRTPGACRQLASSARRRIRTSQGPSAAQRAEVVRDFKRAWETRDIEALIGLLDPRATATADSGGLALAFRDPIIGGEQIAHAWMAIAAHGPAVTLLERTVNGQPGLVAQLDDTIVSVYAFDIADGRITRIWAIRNPEKLRPWTAG, via the coding sequence ATGACCGACCCGCATCTACCCGCGGTGATCAGTGAACGCCGTCAGCTGATCAATGTCGCCTACCGACTGCTCGGCTCGCTGGCCGAGGCCGAGGATGTGGTGCAGGAGACCTACGCGCGCTGGTACGCGCTGTCCGAGCGGCAGCGGCAGGAGGTGGCGGCGCCCGGCGCGTGGTTGACGACGGTCGCCAGCCGGATCTGTCTCGATCTGCTCGGCTCGGCGCGCGCCAGGCGGGAACAGTACGTGGGCGAATGGATTCCGGAGCCGATACCCGGGCGGTCCGAATGGCTCGATGGTCTCGCCCCCGACGATCCCGCCGACCGGGTCACTCTCGACGAGTCGATCAGCATGGCCTTTCTCGTCGTGCTGGATTCCATGACGCCTGCCGAACGGGTGGCGTTCGTCCTGCACGACGTGTTCCGCTACTCCTTCGCCGAGGTCGCCGAGGTCGTCGGACGCACCCCCGGGGCTTGCCGCCAGCTCGCCTCCTCCGCCCGCCGCCGCATCCGCACATCGCAGGGCCCGTCGGCAGCCCAGCGCGCCGAGGTGGTCAGGGACTTCAAACGGGCCTGGGAGACAAGAGACATCGAGGCGCTGATCGGCCTGCTCGATCCACGGGCGACCGCGACGGCCGACAGCGGCGGCCTGGCGCTGGCCTTCCGCGACCCGATCATCGGCGGCGAGCAGATCGCTCACGCCTGGATGGCGATCGCCGCCCACGGCCCCGCGGTAACCCTGCTGGAGCGCACGGTGAACGGCCAGCCCGGTCTGGTCGCCCAGCTCGACGACACCATCGTCTCGGTCTACGCCTTCGACATCGCCGACGGCCGGATCACTCGCATCTGGGCGATCCGGAATCCGGAGAAACTGCGGCCATGGACGGCAGGCTGA
- a CDS encoding ankyrin repeat domain-containing protein, which produces MIHRPFRIALAAAALPLAIAGCTAEPPGAQTAQPSVETSVPESSPVRSPRDPALGAQLMHAAAADDAEKVRELIARGADIEFRGDRDRTPLVAATKNRASHAARALIEAGADVNAKDDMQDSAYLYAGAEGLDDILELTLRNGADVRSVNRYGGTALIPASEHGYLSTVRLLIEAGVDIDHVNEPGWTALHEAIVYGDGSERYQHVVTALLDAGADPEIRDASGRTALDNARRLGQSAIVSILDAAI; this is translated from the coding sequence GTGATCCACCGACCCTTCCGAATCGCGCTGGCCGCGGCCGCGCTACCTCTCGCGATCGCCGGGTGCACCGCCGAACCACCCGGTGCACAGACCGCGCAGCCCTCGGTCGAAACCTCCGTCCCGGAGTCGTCACCGGTCCGCTCGCCGCGCGACCCGGCGCTCGGAGCGCAGCTGATGCACGCGGCCGCCGCCGACGACGCCGAGAAGGTGCGCGAGCTCATCGCCCGCGGCGCCGACATCGAGTTCCGTGGCGACCGCGATCGCACCCCGCTCGTCGCCGCGACGAAGAACCGCGCGTCCCACGCGGCGCGGGCCTTGATCGAGGCCGGCGCCGACGTGAACGCCAAGGACGACATGCAGGATTCGGCCTACCTCTACGCGGGCGCCGAAGGCCTCGACGACATCCTCGAGCTGACACTGCGCAACGGCGCCGACGTGCGCAGCGTGAACCGCTACGGGGGCACCGCGCTCATCCCGGCCAGCGAACACGGCTACCTCAGCACCGTGCGGCTGTTGATCGAGGCGGGCGTCGACATCGACCACGTCAACGAGCCGGGCTGGACCGCCCTGCACGAAGCGATCGTCTACGGAGACGGATCCGAGCGATACCAGCATGTCGTAACCGCTCTGCTCGACGCGGGCGCCGATCCCGAGATTCGCGACGCATCCGGCCGCACCGCCCTGGACAACGCGCGCCGGCTCGGGCAGTCCGCGATCGTCTCCATCCTCGACGCCGCAATTTGA
- the cynR gene encoding transcriptional regulator CynR: MELRHIRYLLAVADHGNFTRAAEFLHVSQPTLSQQVRQLERALGVQLLDRSGRAVRLTEAGEAYAQHARLALRDLDAGERAIHDVQDLSRGQLRVAMTPTFTAYFIGPLVHEFHAAYPGVTLTVIETTQDRIEADLLADRLDLGIAFAGAHAAGIESVALFTEHLSLVVGSTHALAGRTKPLPVAQLARFPLALLTRDFATRTYIDAYFEERRSAPSIAVEANSIGALVEFVRRGSLATVLPDAITLAHPDLAPVALAPALPSRTVELLRRGTAYHSAAARAFAAIIHDAAQSD; the protein is encoded by the coding sequence ATGGAGCTGCGCCACATCAGGTACCTGCTCGCGGTCGCCGACCACGGAAACTTCACCCGCGCGGCGGAGTTCCTGCACGTCTCGCAGCCGACGTTGTCACAGCAGGTCCGGCAGCTCGAGCGCGCGCTCGGTGTGCAGCTGCTCGATCGTTCCGGCCGGGCCGTCCGGCTGACCGAAGCCGGGGAGGCCTACGCGCAGCACGCGCGGCTGGCCCTGCGCGACCTCGACGCCGGTGAGCGCGCGATCCACGATGTGCAGGATCTGTCCCGTGGGCAGCTGCGAGTGGCGATGACGCCGACGTTCACCGCCTATTTCATCGGTCCGCTGGTGCACGAGTTCCACGCCGCCTACCCGGGTGTGACGCTCACCGTCATCGAGACCACCCAGGACCGCATCGAGGCCGACTTGCTCGCCGACCGTCTCGACCTCGGAATCGCCTTCGCGGGCGCCCATGCCGCGGGGATCGAGAGCGTCGCGTTGTTCACCGAACACCTCAGCCTGGTGGTCGGATCGACCCACGCCTTGGCCGGGCGCACGAAGCCGCTGCCGGTCGCGCAGTTGGCGCGCTTTCCCCTGGCGCTGCTCACGCGCGACTTCGCGACCAGGACTTACATCGACGCCTACTTCGAGGAACGCCGTAGCGCGCCGAGCATCGCGGTGGAGGCCAATTCCATCGGGGCGCTGGTCGAGTTCGTGCGCCGGGGTTCGCTGGCCACCGTTCTGCCCGATGCCATCACCCTCGCGCACCCGGATTTGGCTCCCGTCGCGTTGGCGCCCGCGTTGCCGAGCCGGACCGTGGAGTTGCTGCGCCGAGGGACCGCCTACCATTCGGCCGCCGCGCGGGCGTTCGCCGCGATCATCCACGATGCCGCGCAATCGGACTGA
- a CDS encoding fused (3R)-hydroxyacyl-ACP dehydratase subunits HadA/HadB: MVEAAVDVAGLVGHRYRVDDYYEVGREKIREYARAVQDFHPAHWSEDAAGELGYAGLIAPTTFISTAAMLANRRLLHTVLSGYDMFVQTDQIFEMYKPVLTGDRLVSDVELSSVRRVAGKDLLTITNTFTDQTGDIVQIMHTTVVGITDGDVDADISDRIERVIMSGLDTTSPTTAVSADVDGPPVTDPDSTARLSPISRTRVPRTVLRFEDIAVGDELPARSVKLTRGDLVNYAGVSGDANPIHWHDEVAALAGLPDVIAHGMLTMGLGAGFVTGWLGDPAAVIRYGVRLSNYTVIEAASAGTVEFTGRIKSVDADTRTAVVVIVAKSAGRKVFGLATADVRLA; the protein is encoded by the coding sequence TTGGTGGAAGCGGCGGTCGATGTGGCTGGGCTGGTAGGGCATCGCTATCGAGTGGACGACTACTACGAGGTGGGGCGGGAGAAGATCCGCGAGTACGCGCGAGCGGTACAGGACTTCCACCCGGCGCACTGGAGTGAGGACGCCGCCGGTGAGCTCGGATACGCCGGCCTGATCGCACCGACCACGTTCATCTCCACTGCCGCGATGCTGGCCAACCGCAGGCTGCTCCACACCGTCCTGAGCGGCTACGACATGTTCGTGCAGACCGATCAGATTTTCGAAATGTACAAACCGGTGCTCACCGGCGACCGGTTGGTCAGCGATGTCGAGCTCTCCTCGGTCCGCCGCGTCGCGGGCAAGGACCTGCTCACTATCACCAACACTTTCACCGATCAGACCGGTGACATCGTGCAGATCATGCACACCACTGTCGTCGGCATCACCGACGGAGACGTCGACGCCGACATCAGCGACAGGATCGAGCGCGTCATCATGAGCGGGCTCGACACAACCTCCCCCACCACAGCCGTGTCCGCCGACGTGGACGGACCGCCGGTGACAGATCCGGATTCCACTGCACGTCTTTCGCCGATCTCACGCACGCGTGTCCCGCGCACCGTGCTCCGCTTCGAGGACATCGCCGTCGGTGACGAGCTTCCCGCTCGATCGGTGAAACTGACCCGCGGCGATCTGGTGAACTATGCCGGGGTCTCCGGCGACGCGAACCCCATCCATTGGCACGACGAGGTCGCCGCACTCGCGGGTCTTCCGGATGTGATCGCCCACGGCATGCTCACCATGGGCCTGGGGGCGGGATTCGTCACCGGATGGCTCGGCGATCCGGCCGCGGTCATCCGATATGGGGTTCGATTGTCGAATTACACCGTCATCGAAGCCGCCTCCGCTGGAACCGTGGAGTTCACCGGGCGCATCAAG